One part of the Rattus rattus isolate New Zealand chromosome 14, Rrattus_CSIRO_v1, whole genome shotgun sequence genome encodes these proteins:
- the LOC116883882 gene encoding prolactin-3C1 — MQLSLTQACTWKGLLLLVSCMILWISVTPTPYDQMSNEELYDNLLSCSHRTHVVARKMYKILDLNVAERRCFKNKRNNTCHTTSTHTAKTNEDLLKVIISVSNAWIHPLKMLIPAVLTHLGSYDGMMARAIELNYGNKKILEGAKFLLSRIQPGIEENDYPVWSNLKELRSSNKSIHLFAFCKFFYCLRKDTKKIKGYLQILRPNIIKNKW; from the exons ATGCAGCTATCACTGACTCAAGCATGCACCT GGAAGGGTCTGTTGCTGTTGGTGTCATGCATGATCCTGTGGATATCTGTGACTCCCACACCATATGACCAGATGTCCAATGAGGAGCTGTATGACAATCTGCTTTCCTGTTCTCATCGAACCCATGTAGTTGCccgaaaaatgtataaaatttta GACTTAAATGTAGCTGAGAGAAGatgttttaagaataaaagaaacaacacCTGCCACACCACTTCTACCCACACTGCAAAAACA AATGAAGATCTTCTGAAAGTCATCATCAGTGTTTCGAATGCATGGATACATCCACTGAAAATGCTCATACCTGCAGTGTTGACTCATTTGGGCTCCTATGATGGTATGATGGCAAGAGCCATAGAGCTTAactatggaaataaaaaaattctggagGGAGCAAAATTTTTACTCAGCAGG ATTCAGCCTGGAATTGAAGAAAATGACTATCCTGTCTGGTCAAACTTAAAAGAATTGAGGTCTTCCAATAAAAGCATTcacctttttgcattttgtaaatTCTTCTACTGCTTGCGCAAAGATACAAAGAAGATTAAGGGTTATCTCCAGATCCTGAGGCCTAACATTATTAAAAACAAGTGGTAA